GCTTCTTATTTTGGTATACCTTTCATCTCTCTTGAAGGACTTAAAACCAGTAGATTTTTTATGAAATACACTAAACGAAAAGAATTTTTTGCAAGAGATACAATAGGTATTTTAGGAAGAATTCAGGCTATAAAAAATCAACCTCTTGATTTAAAAAACATAATGGATGAAGAAGTAGAAAGAAATTTTAAGGATCTTTACAGGTTAATGATAAGACTTTCTTCAAAGGTAATTTAAAAAGCAAGAGCACTCGTGCGAGTGCTCTTGTTTTTTTAGACTTCATTTTACATTTGCTTTCTTTTTGATTTCTTTGCACAAATTTGCTTTACATATTCTTTGATCTATATGTTCAATGAACTCTTCTCGAAAATTGTTTATTAAAGATAAGAGAGGGACGTTTATACTCTGACCTAATCCACAGAAGGATGCATCTGCACTAACAAGTGCTATTTCTTCTAAGTATTTCAAATCTTCAATATCAGCTTCAAACTTTGTCATCTTCTCAAGAATATCGCATGCTAATCTCGTTCCTTCTCTACATGGCGTACATTTTCCACAAGATTCGTGTTTGAAAAACTGCATTGTGTTGAGAGCAATATCCACAACGCAATGTGAATTATCTATGGCAAGAATAACACCTGAACCAAGGCTAACACCGTAGTTTTTCATTGAATCATAGTCAATCGGTGTGTCGAGTTTATCAATTCCTATAAATGTTCCCGCAAGTCCGCCAGTTTGTACCATCTTTAGTTCTCTTCCACCCTTAATTCCGCCACCAAAACCGTAAAGTACCTCTCTTACAGTAACGCCCATAGGTAACTCAACCATTCCACGTCTATTGACATCACCGACAAGACAAAAAACTTTTGTGCCCGGTGAATTTGGTGTTCCAAACTGCTTAAACCATTGTGCACCGTTGAGTATTATCTGTGGTACGTTTGCAAGCGTTTCAACATTATTTATAACTGTCGGTTTGCCAAAGAGTCCAGATTGAGGCGGATAAGGTGGTTTTAACCTTGGCTTTCCGGACTTACCTTCGATTGATTCGAGTAAAGCTGTTTCTTCACCGCACACATAAGCGCCTGCTCCAAGTCTTACCGTAAGATCAAAATTGAATCCACTACCAAGTATATCTTTACCAAGAAATCCATATTCATATGCATCACTTATTGCCTTTTTCAAATTCTCAACAGAGTTATAATATTCTCCCCTTATATAAATATATCCTTTTGTTGCACCTACGGCATATCCGGCTATAACCATTGCCTCAATCACCGAGTGTGGATCTCCTTCCATGATTAACCTATCTTTAAATGTGCCCGGTTCTCCCTCATCAGCATTACATACTATGTACTTTTGGTCTGCCTTGGCTTTGGCGGTAAATTCCCATTTTAAACCAGTCGGAAATCCAGCACCACCACGCCCTCTCAAACCACTGTCCTTTATTTCTTTAATGACATCCTCAGGTGACATTTTAAGTGCTTTGTTAAGCGCGAAATATCCATCTCTTGCTATGTATTCGTCTATGTTTCTTGGATCTATAATTCCTATATTTCTTGTAACTATCCTTACTTCCCTGAGCACAAATTTCTCTGGTGTTTTGAGCGCAGTTTTTTCTATCGTCAAATCCCATACTTGTCTTCCTTTGAGTAGGTGTTCTTCAACTATTTTTCGAACTTCTTCCTTATTTTTTACTGAATAGTATACATCATCAGGCAATACTTGGAGTACGACACCGTTGTATGAACCAAGTGACACTGTTTCCAGAACGGTGACAACCGATGAAAGATTGTATTTTTCTATCAGATCTTTCATGTAAGTTGAAAATTCTCTTGCACCAAGTAATATACTGTTACTGTCTACTGAGATGAGCACCGTGATTGGAGTCATCTTACCTCACCGCCTTTCAAAGTTTCAATTATGCGTTCCACTTTTTCAATGGTGAGGTCACCGTAGTATTCATCATTTATCATAATGACAGGCGAAACACCACATAAACCAAGACATCCAGTTTCCTCAAGTGTGAAAAGTCCATCTTTTGTTGTTTCACCGAATTGAACTCCTAACCTATTTTTCAAAAATTGAACAATTTCTCTTCCACCAGGAACGTGACAAGGCAAACTTGTGCAGACTCTTATCACGTATTTACCTCTTGGTTTTGTAGAAAACATTGTGTAAAATGTGAGCACTTCATATACTTTCGATGACGGAATGTTCAGTTCTTCAGCAATCATTTCCCCTACTTCAGGTGGAATGTAATGACTTTGGTAATGATCTTGTACGCGGTGTAATAAATAAATTAAGATATCTCGTTCTTCCAGTTGTTCTCTTTTTATCTCCTCAATAATACTTCTTAACTCCGTGCGATCCACACACCTTCCCTCCCCAACTAAAATAAAAAATTTTCGAATAAAAAACAAGGTGAGCAATCTTTGATAGAAGATGCTCACCTTAACTCTCATTTTGATACAGTTGTTTCTATAGCGGGGGTTACTTTATTTATAGCACCAAACCTACACACTTCGATACAACTGCCACATCTCACACATGCTTCTTGATCTATTTCGTGTACTTTTCGCACTTCTCCATATATTGCATTTGTTGGACACACTCTTGCACAGGCGGTACATCCTACACACTTTTCGGGTATTATCACATAACTGATAAAGGATTTGCATTTCTTAGCTGGGCAGATGTTATCTTTTACGTGTGCTTCGTATTCGTGTCTATAATATTTCAGTGTGGATAATACTGGATTTGGAGCAGTTTGACCAAGACCACATAACGACGAATCTTTTATAATCTGCGCAAGATCTTCAAGTTTTTGGATATCTTCTAGCGTACCTTCACCTTTTGTTATTTTATCAAGCAAATCGTACATAACTTTTGTTCCGTCACGACATGGTGTACACTTACCGCACGATTCATCTACCGTGAATTCGAGGAAGAATTT
This DNA window, taken from Fervidobacterium sp., encodes the following:
- the nuoF gene encoding NADH-quinone oxidoreductase subunit NuoF; this translates as MTPITVLISVDSNSILLGAREFSTYMKDLIEKYNLSSVVTVLETVSLGSYNGVVLQVLPDDVYYSVKNKEEVRKIVEEHLLKGRQVWDLTIEKTALKTPEKFVLREVRIVTRNIGIIDPRNIDEYIARDGYFALNKALKMSPEDVIKEIKDSGLRGRGGAGFPTGLKWEFTAKAKADQKYIVCNADEGEPGTFKDRLIMEGDPHSVIEAMVIAGYAVGATKGYIYIRGEYYNSVENLKKAISDAYEYGFLGKDILGSGFNFDLTVRLGAGAYVCGEETALLESIEGKSGKPRLKPPYPPQSGLFGKPTVINNVETLANVPQIILNGAQWFKQFGTPNSPGTKVFCLVGDVNRRGMVELPMGVTVREVLYGFGGGIKGGRELKMVQTGGLAGTFIGIDKLDTPIDYDSMKNYGVSLGSGVILAIDNSHCVVDIALNTMQFFKHESCGKCTPCREGTRLACDILEKMTKFEADIEDLKYLEEIALVSADASFCGLGQSINVPLLSLINNFREEFIEHIDQRICKANLCKEIKKKANVK
- the nuoE gene encoding NADH-quinone oxidoreductase subunit NuoE codes for the protein MDRTELRSIIEEIKREQLEERDILIYLLHRVQDHYQSHYIPPEVGEMIAEELNIPSSKVYEVLTFYTMFSTKPRGKYVIRVCTSLPCHVPGGREIVQFLKNRLGVQFGETTKDGLFTLEETGCLGLCGVSPVIMINDEYYGDLTIEKVERIIETLKGGEVR